The genomic DNA TACTGACCAAATTTACGAAATCTTGGTCGAAAAGCCACTTCAATTGATCAACAGGAAGCAGAAATTTCAAAActagcttttctttttcttttgcattGCCAACCATACAAGGTATtgtcataaacacaaactacaATATAGCTTTGCTTTTGTACAAGTGGGCCTAAGATTTTGCTCCAATTGTCAAGCACCCCTACCTCTATATAACCCACCTCTCATCTATTCAAATTTCCCCACAAACACGGTGATCTTTGTCCAATCATAAGAAAAGATCTAGTCCAAACTCCTTTCTATTTTCTTCGTTAGGTTACTCCCAAAAAGTCAAAAGCCAATCCCATGGCTAGCTCATTGGCCATTTTTTGTGTGGTCATGGCGTTGGGAATGTTGAGTTGTGGGGCTGAGGCTCGTGCCTTTtttgtgtttggagactcactGGTCGACAATGGTAACAACAACTACTTAGCCACCAGTGCTCGTGCCGACTCTCCTCCTTACGGCATTGACTATCCCACCCGTCGACCCACCGGCCGTTTCTCCAATGGCCTCACCATTCCTGACTATATCAGTTAGGCTTTCTtccattctctttttctttccgaTTTTTCGGGTTCTTTTCTCGTTATTCACATGTACTGAATTGAcctaatatgtgtgtgtgtgtgtgtgtgtgtaggtcAGAATCTTGGTGCAGAACCTACATTGCCATACTTGAGTCCACAGCTCACAGGGCAAAAGCTACTAGTTGGTGCAAACTTTGCCTCCGCTGGCATTGGAATTCTCAATGACACTGGGGTTCAGTTTGTAAGTTTTCTTTTAAACCAAATAGAGGATCATGCGAGAGATTAGCTCTTCAGTGCCCGTCATGGGCACAAAAGTGCTACATGCTAGTAAATTAATTAACTTGGTAAAGCTGTCAaccaacaaattttttttttgaacaagtaATGGATGGATATGTGTGAAATTTTCAGGCAAATATAATCAGAATGCCATTGCAATTGCTAAACTTCCAACAATACCAGCAAAGGTTGTCTGCCCAAATCGGACCTCAACGGACCAAACAGCTCGTAAATCAAGCACTCGTCCTCCTCACCGTCGGCGGCAACGATTTTGTCAACAACTACTACCTAGTGCCTTTCTCCGCAAGATCTCGCCAGTTTTCTCTGCCAGACTATGTCAAATACCTCATTTCCGAGCTCCGAAAAATTCTCTTGGTAACCAACTCCTAATTTGGCTAAGTTCGAAAATAACTTGCTAGCTAAGCGACAATGTCACATGTTAATGACTTATAATTATGTGTTATTTGATCATTCTTTGTTTCATAACTTACAGAAAATGTATGATCTTGGAGTACGAAGGGTTTTGGTGACGGGGACAGGACCGATGGGCTGCGTGCCTGCTGAATTGGCCATGAGAAGCAGGAATGGAGAATGCGCAGCAGAGCTGCAACGAGCGTCGGCTCTGTACAACCCGCAACTCATTCAGATGCTGAGATCAGTCAACAGCCAACTCGGTTCTGATGTCTTCGTTGCTGCCAACATACAGGAGACCCGCAATGACTTCATCAGGAACCCTCAAGCATTTGGTAAATTAATTATACAATATACATTTATATCAATTTTATGTTCATGACCTAATATTATGATCATGGATTaagttttgttcaaaaaattaaCCTATTTAGGAATCTCCTAATCTACACTTATTTTCAACCCCACCAATCATTTTGTCTCTtactatacattttttttttttttttttgtgttggtGACATAAAGTTGCTTGTTTAATTTATGTTGTGCAGGATTTACTACATCAAAGATTGCATGCTGTGGGCAAGGACCTTACAATGGCTTGGGGCTGTGCACAAGAGCTTCCAATTTGTGCCCGAACCGCGACCTATACGCTTTCTGGGATGCATTTCATCCGTCCGAAAAGGGAAACAGACTGATCGTTGAGAATATTTTGACAGGGGATGAAAAGTACATGTACCCCATGAATCTTAGCACCATCTTGGCTTTGGATTCCAGGACCTAAGACATATTTCCATGTGAAACTAATATTTATGTGTACTAGATTATGATCTGTGTTGAATGCCAGTACTATCTGCCATTTATGTTTGTGCGTCGCTGGGATGTCTAGTGATTAAAAACTGATTGGCTTCCCAATTGCTTTCTAGTTTTTGTAATGGTTTGATTTGCAAGATTTTCCCCAGGGTGATAATGTAAAACTTACCAACAACTTAAGTACAATCATTTTAATTTACATTGAGTCGTTTTGTTCATGCTTGTGGAATTTATTATCACTTGCTCAATCTATCAGGTATGagattttattacaaaatgtcTCGTTATTAAATAGTGGGTAATCGTATTTATATTCATCTTGGTATAATCCAAGTGGTAGTACGAACCTACCTGCccttggctctaataccatgtgGAATTTTCAAAGATACAGGCTGAGGACCCCGCGTCCAACGATATTGTTCCCAATTTGATAATTAGCACTTGTCCAATATAATTTAGAGTAATAGTTAAAGTAgagtaatcatatttaaactcttatttcttcttccctttggccgatg from Pyrus communis chromosome 17, drPyrComm1.1, whole genome shotgun sequence includes the following:
- the LOC137722803 gene encoding GDSL esterase/lipase LTL1-like; its protein translation is MASSLAIFCVVMALGMLSCGAEARAFFVFGDSLVDNGNNNYLATSARADSPPYGIDYPTRRPTGRFSNGLTIPDYISQNLGAEPTLPYLSPQLTGQKLLVGANFASAGIGILNDTGVQFANIIRMPLQLLNFQQYQQRLSAQIGPQRTKQLVNQALVLLTVGGNDFVNNYYLVPFSARSRQFSLPDYVKYLISELRKILLKMYDLGVRRVLVTGTGPMGCVPAELAMRSRNGECAAELQRASALYNPQLIQMLRSVNSQLGSDVFVAANIQETRNDFIRNPQAFGFTTSKIACCGQGPYNGLGLCTRASNLCPNRDLYAFWDAFHPSEKGNRLIVENILTGDEKYMYPMNLSTILALDSRT